A part of Vigna radiata var. radiata cultivar VC1973A chromosome 11, Vradiata_ver6, whole genome shotgun sequence genomic DNA contains:
- the LOC106777232 gene encoding wall-associated receptor kinase-like 20, which yields MFLFHHFLQFLFSLNISTTMDFSHPSAFLLCLFLFLFPCLISSQICQKNCGKETLKYPFGSGPGCGDPRFQPHVTCSQQKLTFTTHTGSYPVTSIDYANEVIYISDPTMSTCSCTVPSKGFGLNWDAPFTFADRTIFALVDCATNSSSICQNGYDDGSSSKLLCDQGTPICSLLYSCRPISTINLPISTCCVYTPVNLGPSFEMDLQKLQCPSYTGFYNFNDQQSDPEKWNYGIALKYKFSVTNDYPGSCDACERSHGVCGYNVAFNSFICNCPNGINTTTDCYFISSFNSGFRNGFAWLIYPAVWSLVWFFL from the exons ATGTTCTTGTTCCACCATTTTCTGCAGTTCTTATTCTCCCTCAACATCTCAACAACAATGGATTTCAGCCACCCTTCAGCTTTTCTTCTCtgccttttccttttcctattCCCTTGTCTGATCTCATCTCAAATCTGCCAGAAAAACTGTGGCAAAGAAACTCTCAAGTACCCTTTTGGTAGTGGCCCTGGTTGTGGTGATCCTCGCTTCCAACCACATGTCACATGCAGCCAACAAAAACTCACCTTCACCACTCACACTGGTTCCTACCCTGTTACCTCTATTGACTATGCCAACGAGGTCATATACATCTCAGATCCCACCATGTCAACATGCTCTTGCACTGTCCCTAGCAAAGGCTTTGGCTTAAACTGGGACGCCCCTTTCACTTTTGCTGATAGAACCATCTTTGCTCTAGTAGACTGTGCAACGAACTCATCATCCATATGCCAAAATGGCTACGATGACGGAAGCAGCTCTAAGCTTCTATGTGACCAAGGGACACCCATTTGCAGTCTTCTATATTCATGCAGACCTATTAGCACCATCAACCTCCCAATCTCAACATGCTGTGTTTACACACCTGTTAATCTTGGACCATCGTTTGAAATGGATCTGCAGAAGCTGCAATGTCCTTCCTACACGGGGTTTTACAATTTCAATGATCAGCAATCGGATCCTGAAAAGTGGAACTATGGAATAGCTCTCAAGTACAAGTTCAGTGTAACAAATGACTATCCTGGTTCATGTGATGCTTGTGAAAGGAGCCATGGAGTGTGTGGATATAATGTTGCCTTTAACTCATTTATCTGCAATTGTCCTAATGGGATTAACACCACAACTGACTGTTACTTCATATCATCTTTTAACAGTGGTTTTAGAAATG GGTTTGCTTGGTTGATCTATCCTGCGGTATGGTCTCTTGTTTGGTTCTTCTTGTAG
- the LOC106777047 gene encoding glutathione S-transferase U17 — MAKNDLKLLGGWFSPFALRVQIALNLKGVDYEVIEETLNPKSELLLKSNPVHKKIPVLLHQDKVICESAIIVEYIDEVWTHAPSILPQNAYDRANARFWVAYIDDKWFSALKSILNAEENDEAKEAQFEQAEEVFERMEEVMNKGSEGKAFFGGDTIGFIDIGFGSFLSWIRVVEKMNARKLIDEIKHPGLFQWTENFAAHPAVNGLIPDTDKLIEVAKAFKQILRARAAAN; from the exons ATGGCTAAAAACGATTTGAAGCTTTTGGGTGGGTGGTTCAGCCCTTTTGCCCTAAGGGTGCAGATTGCCCTTAACCTGAAGGGTGTAGATTACGAGGTTATTGAAGAGACCTTGAATCCCAAAAGTGAACTTCTTCTTAAGTCCAATCCTGTGCACAAGAAAATCCCAGTTCTCCTTCATCAAGATAAAGTCATATGTGAATCTGCAATCATAGTCGAATACATCGATGAAGTTTGGACCCATGCTCCCTCCATCCTTCCACAAAATGCCTATGATCGAGCTAATGCCAGATTTTGGGTTGCTTACATCGATGACAAG TGGTTTTCGGCCTTGAAAAGTATTCTAAATGCTGAAGAGAATGATGAAGCAAAGGAGGCACAGTTTGAGCAAGCAGAAGAAGTGTTTGAGAGGATGGAAGAAGTGATGAACAAGGGCAGTGAAGGAAAGGCCTTTTTCGGAGGAGACACCATTGGATTCATTGATATTGGTTTTGGAAGCTTTCTGAGTTGGATCAGAGTGGTGGAAAAGATGAATGCAAGaaaattgattgatgaaatcAAGCACCCTGGCTTGTTCCAATGGACTGAAAATTTTGCTGCTCATCCTGCTGTCAATGGCCTTATACCAGACACTGACAAACTTATTGAAGTTGCCAAGGCTTTTAAGCAAATATTAAGGGCTCGTGCAGCTGCAAACTAA
- the LOC106776463 gene encoding hydroxyproline O-galactosyltransferase GALT6, which produces MKRGSKVDLFVLPNRLTLLQIFMVVMLFYLLFMSFEIPLAFRAGLASDNDAVFLTDALPMSMPLLLEEPNHGVQIRGPRGLKLEKVSSLRFNGSFSEGSELHKVARHAWVAGEKLWGDVVSGKVKSFAKVTVENGSDSCPNSVSVSGAGFRGKGVMVLPCGLTLWSHVTVVGTPRWAHAERDPKIAVVRDGDEAVMVSQFMMELQGLKAVDKEEPPRILHFNPRLRGDWSGKPVIEQNTCYRMQWGSALRCEGWKSRADEETVDGHVKCEKWIRDDNNRSEEWKATWWLNRLIGRKKKVTIDWPYPFAEGKLFVLTISAGLEGYHVSVDGRHVTSFPYRTGFALEDATGLSINGDVDVHSIFAASLPTSHPSFAPQMHLELLPQWKAPPLHNVNVDLFIGILSAGNHFAERMAVRKSWMQHKLIKSSHVVARFFVALHARKDINVDIKKEAEYFNDIIIVPYMDHYDLVVLKTIAICEYGINTVAAKYIMKCDDDTFVRVDSIVNDVRQAQTDRSLYMGNMNYHHRPLRYGKWAVTYEEWVEEEYPIYANGPGYIVSADIAQFIVSEFEKRKLKLFKMEDVSMGMWVEQFNSTRAVEYVHNLKFCQFGCVEEYYTAHYQSPRQMTCMWEKLQHQGKPLCCNMR; this is translated from the exons ATGAAGAGGGGCAGTAAAGTAGACCTTTTTGTGCTACCCAACAGGCTCACACTGCTTCAGATTTTCATGGTGGTGATGCTCTTTTACTTGCTCTTCATGAGCTTCGAAATCCCTCTCGCTTTCAGAGCCGGGTTGGCTTCCGATAATGACGCTGTTTTTCTCACCGACGCATTGCCCATGTCCATGCCGCTCTTGCTTGAAGAACCGAACCATGGGGTACAAATTCGAGGGCCCAGGGGGTTGAAGTTGGAGAAAGTTTCCTCCTTGAGGTTCAACGGGAGCTTCTCGGAGGGTTCGGAGCTGCACAAGGTGGCGCGGCACGCATGGGTCGCTGGGGAGAAGCTCTGGGGGGATGTGGTCAGTGGGAAAGTGAAGAGTTTTGCAAAGGTGACGGTTGAAAACGGGTCAGACTCGTGCCCGAATTCGGTTTCGGTTTCCGGGGCGGGGTTTCGGGGGAAAGGGGTGATGGTGCTGCCGTGCGGACTGACGCTCTGGTCGCACGTGACGGTGGTGGGGACGCCACGGTGGGCGCATGCGGAGAGGGACCCTAAGATAGCGGTTGTGAGGGACGGGGATGAGGCGGTGATGGTGTCGCAGTTCATGATGGAGTTGCAGGGATTGAAGGCTGTGGACAAAGAGGAACCGCCGAGGATTCTGCATTTCAATCCGAGGCTGAGAGGGGATTGGAGTGGGAAGCCTGTGATTGAGCAGAATACTTGCTACAGGATGCAGTGGGGTTCTGCTCTCAGGTGTGAGGGGTGGAAGTCTCGAGCGGATGAGGAAACTG TTGATGGACATGTAAAATGTGAAAAGTGGATTCGGGATGACAACAATCGTTCTGAAGAGTGGAAGGCAACATGGTGGCTAAACAGATTGATAGGACGAAAGAAGAAGGTGACAATTGACTGGCCATATCCTTTTGCAGAGGGTAAGTTATTTGTTCTCACCATAAGTGCTGGCTTGGAAGGTTACCATGTTAGTGTGGATGGAAGGCATGTCACATCCTTTCCCTATCGGACG GGATTTGCTCTTGAGGATGCTACTGGACTATCCATAAATGGGGATGTTGATGTGCACTCTATATTTGCTGCTTCCTTGCCTACATCACATCCTAGCTTTGCTCCACAGATGCATCTTGAATTGCTTCCTCAGTGGAAAGCTCCTCCACTTCACAATGTGAATGTGGATCTTTTCATTGGTATTCTTTCTGCTGGAAATCATTTTGCTGAACGGATGGCTGTGAGGAAGTCCTGGATGCAGCACAAACTAATAAAATCTTCACATGTTGTGGCTCGATTTTTTGTAGCCTTG CATGCAAGGAAGGAtataaatgtggacataaagaAAGAAGCAGAGTATTTCAATGATATTATTATAGTCCCATACATGGATCATTATGACCTTGTTGTGTTGAAGACCATAGCTATCTGTGAATACGGG ATTAATACAGTGGCTGCAAAGTATATCATGAAGTGTGATGATGACACATTTGTCAGAGTGGATTCTATAGTAAATGATGTAAGACAAGCTCAAACTGATAGAAGTCTCTACATGGGAAATATGAATTACCACCACAGGCCTCTTCGCTACGGAAAATGGGCTGTAACTTATGAG GAATGGGTAGAGGAAGAGTATCCTATATATGCCAATGGTCCAGGTTACATAGTCTCAGCTGACATTGCACAATTCATTGTATCTGAATTCGAGAAGCGCAAATTAAAA TTATTTAAAATGGAGGATGTGAGCATGGGAATGTGGGTGGAGCAGTTCAACAGCACAAGAGCAGTAGAATATGTGCACAACTTGAAGTTCTGTCAATTTGGGTGTGTTGAAGAGTACTACACTGCACATTACCAATCACCAAGACAAATGACATGCATGTGGGAAAAATTGCAACATCAAGGAAAACCACTATGTTGCAACATGAGATGA